A DNA window from Shumkonia mesophila contains the following coding sequences:
- a CDS encoding cupin domain-containing protein, whose translation MSTRHHLPAAAIADLAEVSFVHPLDANAVRHTRTLSESAGLRNLGVHLVRIEPGRTTTEYHFHQAEEEFLYVLAGHGVAEIDGRETAVGPGDFLGFPAGGPAHAMRNEGPGDLVYLMAGQRLPGDVVDYPRKGKRLLKALGHRQMVDLPVEDAR comes from the coding sequence ATGTCCACGCGCCATCACCTGCCGGCCGCCGCCATCGCCGACCTGGCCGAAGTATCCTTCGTCCATCCGCTCGACGCCAATGCGGTCCGTCACACCCGCACGCTGAGCGAATCCGCCGGACTTCGCAACTTGGGCGTTCATCTGGTCAGGATCGAGCCGGGCCGGACGACCACCGAATACCATTTCCACCAGGCCGAGGAGGAGTTCCTCTACGTTCTGGCCGGCCACGGCGTCGCCGAGATCGACGGCCGGGAAACCGCCGTCGGCCCTGGCGATTTCCTGGGCTTTCCGGCCGGCGGCCCGGCCCACGCCATGCGCAACGAGGGCCCCGGGGACCTGGTCTATCTGATGGCCGGCCAGAGGCTTCCCGGCGACGTCGTGGATTATCCGCGCAAGGGAAAGCGGCTGCTCAAGGCCTTGGGCCACCGCCAGATGGTCGACCTGCCGGTGGAGGATGCCCGGTAG
- the cysS gene encoding cysteine--tRNA ligase produces MTLHLYNTLTRAKEAFVSLKPDAVGLYVCGPTVYDFAHIGNARPVVVFDVLYRLLKRLYGNVTYVRNITDVDDKIIAASQKSGEPIDVITARTADAFHEDMGALGALPPTIEPRATDHIGQMIVLIEALIAKGHAYAPGDGHVLFDVPSMPEYGQLSRLDRREVIEGARVEVAGNKKDPADFVLWKPSTDAQPGWPSPWGRGRPGWHIECSAMSGQYLGQTFDIHGGGQDLIFPHHENEIAQSRCAHDTPMMARVWMHNGYLMVEGEKMSKSLGNFFTVRQLLADHPGEALRLTLLQTHYRQPLNWTADGVRQAKETLDRCYTALRAVADIEAAPAEPPPAVLGALADDLNTPLALSHLHEAVGALNKAAGADEKAALKGRLLAGGDVLGLLRQDPEAWFKWRPATSVSPDDSAIERLIVERKEARKAKNFARADQIRDDLKAHGILLEDGAGGTTWRRG; encoded by the coding sequence GTGACGCTTCATCTCTACAACACGCTGACCCGCGCCAAGGAGGCGTTCGTCTCGCTTAAGCCCGATGCGGTCGGCCTCTATGTCTGCGGCCCCACCGTCTATGATTTCGCCCATATCGGCAACGCCCGGCCGGTGGTCGTCTTCGACGTGCTCTACCGGCTGCTGAAGCGCCTCTATGGCAACGTCACCTACGTGCGCAACATCACCGACGTCGACGACAAGATCATCGCCGCCTCGCAGAAATCGGGCGAGCCGATCGACGTCATCACGGCACGCACCGCCGACGCCTTCCACGAGGACATGGGCGCCCTGGGTGCGCTGCCGCCGACCATCGAACCCCGGGCCACCGACCACATCGGGCAGATGATCGTCTTGATCGAAGCGCTGATTGCCAAGGGTCACGCCTACGCGCCCGGCGACGGCCACGTCCTTTTCGACGTGCCCAGCATGCCCGAGTACGGGCAGCTGTCGCGCCTCGACCGCCGCGAGGTCATCGAGGGGGCGCGGGTCGAGGTGGCCGGCAACAAGAAGGACCCGGCCGACTTCGTGCTGTGGAAGCCCTCGACCGACGCCCAGCCCGGCTGGCCGTCCCCGTGGGGCCGCGGCCGGCCCGGCTGGCACATCGAATGCTCGGCCATGAGCGGCCAGTACCTGGGCCAGACCTTCGACATCCACGGCGGCGGCCAGGATCTCATCTTCCCCCACCACGAGAACGAGATCGCGCAAAGCCGCTGCGCCCACGACACCCCGATGATGGCCCGCGTGTGGATGCACAACGGCTACCTGATGGTCGAGGGCGAGAAGATGTCGAAGTCGCTCGGCAACTTTTTCACCGTACGCCAGCTGCTGGCCGACCACCCCGGCGAGGCCCTGCGCCTGACCCTGCTGCAAACCCACTACCGCCAGCCCCTCAACTGGACGGCCGATGGGGTCAGGCAGGCCAAGGAGACGCTGGACCGCTGCTATACCGCGCTGCGCGCCGTCGCCGACATCGAGGCGGCGCCCGCCGAGCCGCCGCCGGCGGTGCTGGGCGCGCTCGCCGACGATCTCAACACGCCGCTGGCCCTTTCGCACCTGCACGAGGCGGTGGGGGCGCTCAACAAGGCGGCCGGCGCCGACGAAAAGGCTGCCCTCAAGGGCCGCCTGCTGGCCGGGGGCGACGTCCTCGGCCTGCTGCGCCAGGACCCCGAGGCGTGGTTCAAGTGGCGGCCGGCGACCTCCGTCTCGCCGGACGACTCCGCCATCGAGCGCCTGATCGTCGAGCGAAAGGAGGCGCGCAAGGCCAAGAACTTTGCTCGCGCCGACCAGATCCGCGACGACCTGAAGGCCCACGGCATCCTGCTGGAGGATGGCGCCGGCGGCACCACCTGGCGGCGAGGCTGA
- a CDS encoding DUF2333 family protein: protein MRDLLERLRAKFRWRNASGEADLGGQPERRVPWKTIVGVLVLFLLLYYPVGMMLAHQVNDDVDYQIPAEYQVEGGSRAVSMAAALIDREATKTKWVANSPIIFPSSLLDNMPNFQMGLMYAMSRFAISMTDVLGRTRGSSQADPDLDRAVGLLKYDGTIWIWEPRTSLMPTASAERQYVAGEKALVAFNKRLADGKAIFDRRADNLITFIWQIEPDLGNLSGALDARAMESNAGWFDFRADDVFYATKGRLYGYYMLLRELGVDFEGVLKERNVTNAWPQMLKSLYTAAAMDPLIVANGASDGFLVPSHLAAQGFYLLRVRTQLREVADILQK, encoded by the coding sequence TTGAGAGATCTTCTTGAACGGTTGCGGGCGAAGTTTCGCTGGCGAAATGCGTCGGGCGAGGCGGACCTGGGCGGCCAGCCCGAGCGCCGGGTGCCGTGGAAGACCATCGTCGGCGTCCTGGTCCTGTTCCTCCTGCTCTACTATCCGGTCGGCATGATGCTGGCCCACCAGGTCAACGACGATGTCGACTATCAGATCCCGGCCGAGTACCAGGTCGAGGGGGGCAGCCGCGCCGTGTCGATGGCCGCCGCCCTGATCGACCGCGAGGCGACGAAGACCAAATGGGTGGCCAACTCGCCGATCATCTTCCCGTCCTCGCTGCTCGACAACATGCCCAACTTCCAGATGGGCCTGATGTATGCCATGTCGCGCTTTGCCATCTCGATGACCGATGTGCTCGGGCGCACACGGGGTTCCAGTCAGGCCGACCCCGACCTCGACAGGGCGGTTGGGCTGCTGAAGTACGACGGCACGATCTGGATCTGGGAGCCTCGGACTTCGCTTATGCCGACGGCCAGTGCCGAGCGCCAGTACGTGGCCGGCGAGAAGGCGCTGGTCGCCTTCAACAAGCGACTGGCCGATGGCAAGGCCATTTTCGACCGAAGGGCCGACAATTTGATAACCTTCATTTGGCAGATCGAGCCGGACCTCGGCAACCTGTCGGGGGCGCTTGATGCCCGCGCCATGGAGTCCAACGCCGGCTGGTTCGATTTCAGGGCCGACGACGTCTTCTACGCCACCAAGGGACGGCTCTATGGCTACTACATGCTGCTTCGCGAACTCGGCGTCGACTTCGAAGGCGTTCTGAAAGAAAGAAACGTCACCAACGCCTGGCCCCAGATGCTGAAAAGCCTGTACACCGCCGCCGCCATGGATCCGCTGATCGTCGCCAATGGCGCCAGCGACGGCTTTCTCGTCCCCAGCCATTTAGCTGCGCAGGGGTTCTACCTGTTGCGCGTACGCACCCAACTTCGGGAAGTCGCCGACATTCTGCAGAAGTAA
- a CDS encoding disulfide bond formation protein B, producing the protein MTDMPLAIDRQAPGADWPRLAPAVLAVACFGVLAFALTAQYGFGYEPCVLCTYQRAAYGAAGVVAFLAFLWRDRPARRDALLALSGAVLLGGFAVAVYHVGVEQHWWGAAFCAAQPDAAIGTMSLADLKAQLAVKQEKPCDIVDWRFFGLSMATYNVGIFLALGAAALAAASGRGSRR; encoded by the coding sequence ATGACCGACATGCCGTTAGCCATCGACCGACAAGCCCCCGGCGCCGACTGGCCGCGCCTTGCCCCGGCCGTGCTGGCCGTTGCCTGCTTCGGCGTCCTCGCCTTCGCGCTGACCGCCCAGTATGGCTTCGGCTACGAGCCTTGCGTGCTTTGCACCTATCAGCGCGCCGCCTATGGCGCCGCCGGCGTCGTCGCCTTCCTGGCTTTCCTTTGGCGCGACCGCCCGGCGCGGCGCGACGCCCTGCTGGCACTCTCCGGCGCCGTCCTCTTGGGCGGATTTGCCGTCGCCGTCTATCATGTCGGGGTCGAGCAGCACTGGTGGGGCGCCGCCTTCTGCGCCGCCCAGCCCGACGCCGCCATCGGCACCATGAGCTTGGCCGACCTCAAGGCCCAGTTGGCGGTCAAACAGGAAAAGCCCTGCGACATCGTCGACTGGCGCTTCTTCGGTCTTTCCATGGCCACCTATAACGTCGGCATCTTCCTCGCCCTCGGCGCCGCCGCGCTCGCCGCCGCCTCGGGGCGCGGCTCGCGGCGATGA
- a CDS encoding efflux RND transporter periplasmic adaptor subunit, with product MKRTVIFTIVFLLLAALVGGFGYFQFVMKPEMVKGFMAKSAPPTVTIAAERAKAETWTPKIPAIGTFMAVQGIDVAPQVGGIVRAIHFDSGQMVEAGALLVEIDDFVEQADLKSNIAVLKKSELDLDRQRELLARGNTPQTSFDSALSQRDTAAAAVERTRAVIAQKAIKAPFRGRLGIRKVSLGQYVSPGTAMVTLQKLDPLFVDFPVPEQRLDVLKAGQPVEVLVDAFPGETFTGAIASIDAKVSQETRNVLVRAEVANADRRLLPGMFANVNVLAGAPAPVVTLPRTAVIYSLYGDSVYAVKRASETATAERRFIRVGETRGDRVAIAEGITAGDEVVTTGQLKLQPGTSIHVDNAAPLQARAERPRE from the coding sequence ATGAAACGCACAGTCATTTTCACTATCGTCTTCCTGCTGCTGGCCGCCCTGGTCGGCGGATTCGGCTATTTCCAGTTCGTCATGAAGCCCGAGATGGTCAAGGGCTTCATGGCCAAGTCGGCGCCGCCGACGGTTACCATCGCCGCCGAGCGGGCGAAGGCCGAGACGTGGACGCCGAAGATTCCGGCGATCGGCACCTTCATGGCGGTGCAGGGCATCGACGTTGCCCCGCAGGTGGGCGGCATCGTCAGGGCCATTCATTTCGATTCCGGCCAGATGGTGGAGGCCGGCGCCCTGCTGGTCGAAATCGACGACTTCGTCGAGCAGGCGGACCTCAAGTCCAACATCGCCGTGCTCAAGAAATCCGAACTCGACCTCGATCGCCAGCGGGAGCTGCTGGCGCGCGGCAATACGCCCCAGACCAGTTTCGATTCGGCCCTGTCGCAGCGCGACACCGCGGCGGCGGCAGTCGAACGCACCAGGGCGGTTATCGCCCAGAAGGCGATCAAGGCGCCGTTCCGCGGCCGCCTCGGCATCCGCAAGGTCAGCCTCGGCCAGTACGTCTCGCCCGGCACGGCGATGGTCACCCTGCAGAAGCTCGATCCCCTGTTCGTCGACTTCCCGGTGCCGGAACAGCGTCTGGACGTTCTTAAGGCGGGCCAGCCCGTCGAGGTTCTGGTCGATGCCTTCCCCGGGGAAACCTTCACCGGCGCCATCGCCTCGATCGATGCCAAGGTGAGCCAGGAAACCCGCAACGTGCTGGTGCGCGCCGAGGTGGCCAACGCCGATCGCCGGCTGCTGCCCGGCATGTTCGCCAACGTCAACGTGCTGGCCGGGGCGCCCGCCCCGGTGGTCACGCTGCCGCGTACTGCCGTCATCTACAGCCTTTACGGCGACAGCGTCTATGCGGTCAAACGGGCCAGCGAGACCGCCACGGCGGAGCGCCGCTTCATCAGGGTCGGCGAGACTCGGGGCGACCGCGTGGCCATCGCCGAGGGCATCACGGCCGGCGACGAGGTGGTGACGACCGGGCAGCTCAAGCTGCAACCCGGCACCTCCATCCACGTCGACAACGCGGCGCCGTTGCAGGCCCGCGCCGAGCGGCCGAGGGAATAG
- a CDS encoding RNA methyltransferase → MAGTNSKRAREAGVDGEATDAPAIVLVQPQLGENIGMAARAMLNCGLTDLRLVAPRDGWPNESAINAASGATVVLERARLFASSAEAVADLRLVYASTARERGMTKPVVTPRRAAHEMRQAAASGIRCGILFGPEAKGLHNDDVALSDAILQAPLNPGFSSLNLAQAVLLFGYEWFQLGVDAPERQIVRPTRRVPATKDELLHLFEHLERELVACGFLHSEEKRPGMVRNLRNMFQRAELTDQEVRTLRGAIVGLVEGKGRRKEKA, encoded by the coding sequence GTGGCCGGCACCAATTCCAAGCGCGCCCGCGAGGCGGGCGTCGACGGCGAGGCGACGGACGCGCCCGCCATCGTTCTCGTGCAGCCGCAGCTGGGCGAAAACATCGGCATGGCGGCGCGCGCCATGCTGAACTGCGGACTTACCGACCTGCGCCTGGTGGCGCCGCGCGACGGCTGGCCCAACGAATCGGCCATCAACGCGGCCTCGGGGGCGACCGTCGTGCTCGAACGGGCGCGCCTTTTTGCCAGTTCCGCCGAGGCGGTGGCCGATTTGCGCCTCGTCTACGCCTCCACCGCCCGCGAGCGCGGCATGACCAAGCCGGTGGTGACGCCGAGAAGGGCCGCCCACGAGATGCGCCAGGCGGCGGCCAGCGGCATCCGCTGCGGCATCCTGTTCGGCCCCGAGGCCAAGGGGCTGCATAACGACGATGTGGCCCTCTCGGACGCCATCCTGCAGGCACCGCTCAACCCCGGCTTCTCGTCGCTGAATTTGGCCCAGGCGGTGCTGCTTTTCGGCTACGAGTGGTTCCAGCTGGGCGTCGATGCGCCGGAGCGCCAGATCGTCCGCCCCACGAGGCGCGTGCCGGCCACCAAGGACGAGCTGCTCCATCTCTTCGAGCACCTGGAGCGTGAACTGGTGGCCTGCGGCTTCCTGCATTCCGAGGAGAAGCGCCCGGGGATGGTGCGCAACCTGCGCAACATGTTCCAAAGGGCCGAGCTGACCGACCAGGAGGTGCGCACCTTAAGGGGCGCCATCGTCGGCCTGGTCGAAGGCAAGGGGCGGCGCAAGGAAAAGGCATAG
- a CDS encoding TetR/AcrR family transcriptional regulator produces MPTSSPSPFPAPRSRRPSPRKHEAILAAAVEAFAENGYAATSMDSIAVAAEVSKQTVYHHFGNKNALFEAVIGRVSEAMSRPLLDGHTRDLGPQKTLTVFGRHILEFLLSRQTLALLRLIIAEAPKFEGLADMVIKSGMEGTTRAFVGYLGEETAKGRLAVDEPRQAAIIFFGMLAGHYRFRGLLGMLPALLPEEMDAHVDAVVRAFLKAYGRPPVDPPS; encoded by the coding sequence ATGCCGACGTCGTCGCCTTCCCCCTTCCCCGCCCCGCGTTCACGCCGCCCGTCGCCGCGCAAGCACGAAGCCATCCTTGCCGCCGCCGTCGAGGCCTTCGCGGAAAACGGCTACGCGGCGACCAGCATGGATTCCATCGCCGTCGCCGCCGAGGTGTCGAAGCAGACCGTCTATCACCACTTCGGCAACAAGAACGCGCTGTTCGAAGCGGTGATCGGCCGCGTCTCGGAAGCCATGAGCCGGCCGCTGCTGGATGGTCATACCCGCGATCTCGGCCCCCAAAAAACCCTTACCGTCTTCGGCCGCCACATCCTCGAATTCCTGCTCAGCCGCCAGACCCTCGCCCTCTTACGCCTGATCATCGCCGAGGCCCCGAAGTTCGAAGGGCTGGCCGACATGGTGATCAAGTCGGGCATGGAGGGGACGACTCGGGCTTTCGTCGGCTACCTCGGAGAGGAAACCGCGAAGGGCCGTCTGGCGGTCGACGAGCCCAGACAGGCGGCCATCATCTTCTTCGGCATGCTGGCCGGGCACTACCGCTTCCGCGGGTTGCTCGGCATGCTGCCCGCCTTGTTGCCCGAGGAAATGGACGCCCACGTCGACGCCGTCGTCCGCGCCTTCCTCAAGGCCTACGGCCGGCCGCCAGTTGACCCGCCCTCTTGA
- a CDS encoding cyclic nucleotide-binding domain-containing protein, translating to MVFDTTFRKLSLVERQALLDLGIPVHAKAGDVIIHQGTRLNGIYVVLKGEVRVEHGIQVVRQTVVKRPNGTDAVREMPGRLSVEVTRLGRGAIFGEMSFVDDEPTSATVTAATEVEAVFIEGGKVHDLLDADPSLAVRFYHSLAIVLSGRLREANKQARGVRPRGPAVRPDDEPTPSGSADPA from the coding sequence ATGGTTTTCGATACCACCTTCAGGAAGCTGAGCCTGGTCGAGCGGCAGGCCCTTCTTGATTTGGGCATCCCCGTGCACGCCAAGGCCGGCGACGTCATTATCCACCAGGGTACCCGACTGAACGGCATCTATGTCGTGCTCAAGGGCGAGGTTCGCGTCGAGCACGGCATCCAGGTCGTGCGCCAGACGGTGGTCAAGCGGCCGAACGGTACCGACGCCGTCAGGGAAATGCCTGGCCGCCTGTCGGTCGAAGTGACCCGGCTTGGCCGCGGCGCCATCTTCGGGGAAATGTCCTTCGTCGACGACGAGCCGACCAGCGCCACGGTGACCGCGGCCACCGAGGTGGAGGCGGTGTTCATCGAAGGCGGCAAGGTGCACGACCTGCTGGACGCCGATCCATCTCTCGCCGTCCGCTTTTACCATTCGCTGGCCATCGTGCTGTCCGGCCGCCTGCGCGAGGCCAACAAGCAGGCCCGCGGCGTCCGGCCGCGCGGCCCGGCCGTGCGCCCTGACGACGAGCCGACGCCCTCCGGTTCCGCCGATCCCGCCTAG
- a CDS encoding demethoxyubiquinone hydroxylase family protein, translating to MTVPPRRPPRLPGDPGRSRMIDRMVRVDHAGEYGAVRIYEGQLAVLGASPDAPTIRHMAEQERHHRATFERLVVANRARPTLLLPLWHVAGFVLGAGTALMGREAAMACTVAVEEVIDGHYARQIAELEARRDEHPGNAELKQVCEQFREEELEHRDAGLDHGAERAPAYGALTGAVRAATRLAIWLSERV from the coding sequence ATGACCGTCCCGCCGCGCCGGCCGCCCCGCCTGCCGGGCGACCCCGGCCGCTCCCGCATGATCGATCGCATGGTCAGGGTCGACCACGCCGGCGAGTATGGGGCGGTGCGCATCTATGAAGGGCAGCTGGCGGTGTTGGGCGCCTCGCCCGACGCCCCCACCATCCGCCACATGGCCGAGCAGGAACGCCACCACCGGGCCACCTTCGAGCGGCTCGTCGTCGCGAACCGGGCGCGCCCCACCCTGCTGCTGCCGCTCTGGCACGTTGCCGGCTTCGTCTTGGGCGCCGGCACCGCGCTTATGGGCCGCGAGGCGGCGATGGCCTGCACGGTGGCGGTCGAAGAGGTCATCGACGGCCATTACGCCCGCCAGATCGCGGAACTGGAGGCCCGGCGCGACGAGCACCCGGGCAATGCCGAACTGAAGCAGGTGTGCGAGCAATTCCGCGAGGAGGAGCTGGAGCATCGCGACGCCGGGCTCGACCACGGGGCCGAGCGGGCACCGGCCTATGGCGCCCTCACCGGCGCCGTGCGCGCCGCCACCCGGCTGGCCATCTGGCTGTCCGAACGGGTGTAA
- a CDS encoding YqaA family protein: MLRALYDRTLRLSGHPHAVWALAAVSFIESSVFPIPPDVLLIPMVLAARRRAWWIAFVCTVASVLGGALGYAIGYGAFEAVGRPLLELYGYSGKFEEFRGLYNEWGAWAVFIAGVTPFPYKVITILSGLTGLDFVIFMVASVLARGLRFFVVAGLLWYFGDPIRAFIEKYLNILAILFVVLLVGGFVLLRYAF; this comes from the coding sequence TTGCTGCGCGCGCTTTATGACCGCACCCTGCGGCTTTCCGGCCACCCCCACGCCGTTTGGGCGCTGGCGGCGGTGTCGTTCATCGAAAGCTCGGTCTTTCCCATTCCGCCCGATGTCCTGTTGATTCCCATGGTCCTGGCGGCCCGCCGGCGGGCCTGGTGGATCGCCTTCGTCTGCACCGTTGCCTCGGTCCTGGGTGGCGCGCTTGGCTATGCCATCGGCTATGGGGCCTTCGAGGCGGTGGGCCGCCCGCTCCTCGAGCTTTACGGCTACAGCGGCAAGTTCGAGGAATTCCGCGGCCTTTACAACGAATGGGGGGCGTGGGCGGTGTTCATCGCCGGCGTCACGCCCTTCCCCTACAAGGTCATCACCATTCTCAGCGGCCTCACCGGGCTCGATTTCGTGATTTTCATGGTGGCCTCCGTTCTCGCCCGCGGCCTGCGCTTCTTCGTCGTCGCCGGGCTGCTGTGGTATTTCGGCGACCCCATCCGCGCCTTCATCGAGAAGTACCTGAACATCCTGGCCATCCTGTTCGTCGTTCTGCTGGTGGGCGGCTTCGTGCTGCTGCGCTACGCGTTCTAA
- a CDS encoding HIT family protein, whose product MGHDRELTVFDDGHFRICHCADVDVPGYLIVAAEGEPGAWGDLTGAQRSRLGDVLALAAEAVRAVAGPERVYVCAFGEETPSLHFHLFPRYAWMGMLFQQRTGASSIDGPALLSLMRRERSCAPRAWSDPDGIRGVVRALRRWLREHAEQRFEREGDGR is encoded by the coding sequence ATGGGGCATGACCGGGAACTGACCGTTTTTGATGACGGCCACTTCCGCATTTGCCACTGCGCCGATGTCGACGTTCCCGGCTACTTGATCGTGGCCGCCGAGGGCGAGCCGGGGGCATGGGGCGACTTGACCGGCGCGCAGCGATCCCGCTTGGGAGATGTGCTGGCGCTTGCCGCCGAAGCGGTGAGGGCGGTCGCCGGTCCGGAACGGGTGTATGTTTGCGCCTTTGGGGAGGAAACACCGTCGCTTCATTTTCATCTGTTTCCTCGATACGCGTGGATGGGCATGCTGTTTCAACAGCGCACCGGGGCGTCCAGCATCGACGGTCCGGCCCTGCTGTCCCTGATGCGTCGCGAACGGTCCTGTGCCCCCCGCGCCTGGAGCGACCCCGACGGCATTCGGGGGGTGGTGCGGGCGCTGCGCCGGTGGTTGAGGGAACACGCAGAACAACGTTTTGAGAGGGAAGGAGACGGTCGTTGA
- the cimA gene encoding citramalate synthase has translation MTDKRVYLYDCTLRDGAQTLGVDFTTLDKQVVARELDRIGIDYIEGGWPGANPTDDDFFAHPPKLERSRLTAFGMTRRAGRSAENDPGLVAVLGAGAKAACLVGKTWDFQVEVALGVELDENVRMIGDSIAAAGRRVEEVLFDAEHFFDGFKANRDYALSCVTAAYEAGARWVVLCDTNGGTLPHEVEEIVAEVAKCIPGDKLGIHCHDDTGNAVACSLAAVKAGARQIQGALNGLGERCGNANLVTLIPSLMLKMGYETGLTHGDLARLTHLSRMFDENLNRAPNRSAPYVGETAFAHKGGLHASAVEKDPRCYEHVAPELVGNRRTIVVSDQAGRSSILARLREIGIDVAVSDSKLDDLLGTVKARAVDGYAYDGAEASFELLARRVLGEVPEYFRLTSFRVIDERRWNARGELVTLSEATVKLEMDGQAFMAVAEGNGPVNALDAGLRKVLIPLYPQLSDLKLVDYKVRILTPNDGTRAVTRVMIESADGHGEAWSTVGVSTNVIDASYNALNDSIVYKLFRDGATPPAG, from the coding sequence ATGACCGACAAGCGCGTCTATCTGTACGACTGCACGCTGCGCGACGGCGCCCAGACCCTGGGCGTGGATTTCACCACGCTGGACAAGCAGGTGGTGGCGCGCGAGCTGGACCGCATCGGCATCGATTACATCGAGGGCGGCTGGCCGGGCGCCAACCCCACCGACGACGATTTCTTCGCCCATCCGCCCAAGCTGGAGCGCAGCCGGCTGACCGCTTTCGGCATGACCCGCCGGGCCGGCCGCAGCGCCGAGAACGACCCCGGCCTGGTGGCCGTCCTCGGCGCCGGGGCCAAGGCCGCCTGCCTGGTCGGCAAGACCTGGGACTTCCAGGTCGAGGTGGCGCTGGGCGTCGAGTTGGACGAAAACGTGCGGATGATCGGAGACAGCATCGCCGCCGCCGGCCGGCGGGTCGAGGAGGTGCTGTTCGACGCCGAGCATTTCTTCGACGGCTTCAAGGCCAACCGCGACTACGCCCTTTCCTGCGTCACCGCCGCGTACGAGGCCGGTGCCCGCTGGGTGGTGCTGTGCGACACCAACGGCGGCACGCTGCCCCACGAGGTCGAAGAGATTGTTGCCGAGGTGGCGAAATGCATTCCCGGCGACAAGCTGGGCATCCACTGCCACGACGACACCGGCAACGCGGTGGCCTGCAGCCTGGCCGCCGTCAAGGCCGGGGCGCGGCAGATCCAGGGCGCCCTGAATGGCTTGGGCGAGCGCTGCGGCAACGCCAACCTGGTGACGTTGATCCCCTCGCTCATGCTCAAGATGGGCTACGAGACGGGGCTCACGCATGGCGACCTCGCCAGGCTGACCCACCTGTCCCGCATGTTCGACGAAAACCTCAACCGGGCGCCCAACCGCAGCGCTCCCTATGTCGGCGAGACGGCTTTCGCGCACAAGGGCGGCCTGCACGCCTCGGCCGTCGAGAAGGATCCGCGCTGCTACGAGCACGTGGCGCCCGAACTGGTCGGCAACCGGCGCACCATCGTGGTCTCGGACCAGGCCGGGCGCTCCAGCATCCTGGCCCGCCTGCGCGAAATCGGCATCGACGTCGCGGTCAGCGATTCCAAGCTCGACGACCTGCTGGGCACGGTGAAGGCCCGTGCGGTCGACGGCTATGCCTACGACGGCGCCGAGGCCAGCTTCGAGCTCTTGGCCCGGCGCGTGCTGGGCGAGGTGCCGGAATACTTCCGCCTGACCAGCTTCCGGGTCATCGACGAGCGGCGCTGGAACGCGCGCGGCGAACTGGTGACGCTTTCGGAAGCGACGGTGAAGCTTGAAATGGACGGCCAGGCCTTCATGGCGGTGGCCGAGGGCAACGGCCCGGTCAACGCGCTGGACGCCGGCCTGCGCAAGGTGCTGATCCCCCTCTATCCCCAGCTTTCCGACCTTAAGCTGGTCGACTACAAGGTGCGCATCCTCACCCCCAACGACGGCACCCGCGCGGTGACGCGCGTCATGATCGAATCCGCCGACGGCCACGGCGAGGCGTGGTCGACGGTGGGGGTTTCCACCAACGTCATCGACGCGTCCTACAACGCGCTCAACGACAGCATCGTCTACAAGCTGTTCCGCGACGGGGCGACGCCGCCGGCCGGCTGA